The Humulus lupulus chromosome 3, drHumLupu1.1, whole genome shotgun sequence genome window below encodes:
- the LOC133823361 gene encoding uncharacterized protein LOC133823361: MISQEERQRSLCHTIPFIAATASSHTSTKPPPSRSKKPRPTCSHCLKPGHLVEKCFFLHGFPPGYGDKRRQDEAIKPSVHQASASLASGSILGKPPVLSQTELSQQLNSLLSQNLQHTVAATDTNMPIASQVSGTLSDFQDWDC, encoded by the exons ATGATCTCTCAAGAAGAAAGACAAAGAAGTCTATGCCACACCATTCCTTTCATTGCTGCTACTGCGAGTTCACACACTTCTACCAAGCCTCCTCCATCAAGATCAAAGAAACCGAGACCCACTTGTTCTCATTGTCTCAAGCCGGGTCACTTAGTGGAAAAATGTTTTTTTCTTCATGGGTTTCCTCCTGGGTACGGTGACAAGCGTCGTCAAGATGAAGCTATCAAACCTTCTGTTCATCAAGCTTCCGCTTCTCTTGCTTCTGGGTCGATTTTAGGCAAACCACCTGTGCTGTCCCAAACCGAGCTCAGCCAGCAGCTTAACTCCCTCCTAAGTCAGAATCTTCAGCACACCGTGGCTGCCACAGACACCAATATGCCGATTGCCTCACAAGTCTCTG GCACCCTCTCGGACTTCCAAGATTGGGATTGCTAA
- the LOC133825321 gene encoding uncharacterized protein LOC133825321, giving the protein MQLVISDYRVNTIEQGQIYKDKNTVKSALSYYAMLHNFQFKTKRSEPREYLVTCADETCNWLARASKYKNQDLFKVRKCNPNHTCSVEIVLEDHRQAKSIVVGELIKNKYKSIKRNYTPNDIMNDMNDDFGVTMGYTKAWRSREKALRLVRGNPDDSYQKLPIYLYMLKQANPGTITHLLTDKEDRFKYLYIAFSNSIKASTLDSNNNIFVLAFGIADSENDNSWLWFFSKLRETYGEPEGLAIVSDRHKSIDNAVHMVYPNAFHGACMFHLLNNLKGKYGSHGEELQMKFIAPAKAYTQTECENYMKGLDRIDRRIRPYLEKAKYETWARSYSPTKRYTMMTSNIAESLNAALKAARNLPIDILVECLRSLVQKWVWNNSNNPNGTFTKVSTATENELRYDIVSKMKYEVLPFNTIEYQVRDQKGINFTVNIHNRTCTCNRFQEDEIPCGHAVAVIAKRNLSVYDYCAKFYRTQTLKALYQENVHPLPHKDEWNLPQHLDIIVLPPNATIPAGRPRKKRIRSRGENKVIITCGKCAQPGHNRKTCRNPPFQKPNKQKKPKT; this is encoded by the exons ATGCAACTAGTAATATCTGATTACAGAGTGAACACAATAGAGCAAGGACAAATTTACAAGGATAAGAACACAGTCAAATCAGCCCTTAGCTACTATGCAATGCTGCATAACTTccagttcaaaacaaaaagatcagAACCTAGAGAGTACCTAGTTACTTGCGCAGATGAAACATGCAACTGGTTGGCGAGAGCATCTAAGTACAAAAATCAAGATTTATTCAAGGTACGGAAATGCAATCCAAATCACACTTGCTCTGTTGAAATTGTTTTGGAAGACCATAGGCAAGCAAAAAGCATCGTAGTTGGGGAattaataaagaataagtacaagtCAATCAAAAGAAATTACACTCCAAATGACATCATGAATGATATGAATGATGACTTTGGAGTAACTATGGGATACACAAAAGCATGGAGATCAAGAGAGAAAGCTTTGCGTCTAGTAAGAGGGAACCCCGATGATTCATATCAAAAGTTGCCAATATATCTTTACATGTTGAAGCAAGCAAATCCAGGAACAATAACACACCTACTCACAGACAAGGAAGATAGATTCAAATACCTATACATAGctttctctaactcaatcaagg CATCAACGTTAGATTCAAACAACAACATTTTCGTGTTGGCTTTTGGAATAGCAGACTCTGAAAATGATAACTCATGGCTTTGGTTCTTCTCCAAACTGCGAGAAACCTATGGAGAACCCGAAG GATTGGCTATAGTTTCTGACAGACATAAGAGCATAGACAACGCAGTACATATGGTGTACCCAAATGCTTTCCATGGAGCTTGCATGTTTCACTTACTCAATAATTTGAAAGGCAAGTATGGGAGCCATGGAGAAGAACTACAAATGAAATTCATTGCACCAGCAAAAGCATACACACAGACAGaatgtgaaaactacatgaaaggCCTTGATAGAATTGATAGACGCATTAGGCCCTATTTAGAAAAAGCCAAGTATGAAACTTGGGCAAGATCATACTCGCCAACAAAAAGATACACCATGATGACATCCAACATCGCAGAATCACTCAACGCTGCACTAAAAGCTGCAAGAAATCTCCCCATTGATATCTTGGTTGAATGCCTTAGAAGTTTGGTTCAAAAGTGGGTGTGGAACAACTCAAATAATCCAAATGGAACATTCACAAAAGTCTCTACAGCAACAGAAAATGAATTGAGATATGACATTGTTTCAAAAATGAAGTATGAG GTCTTGCCTTTCAACACAATAGAATACCAAGTTCGTGATCAAAAGGGGATAAATTTCACAGTAAATATACATAATAGAACATGCACTTGCAATAGGTTCCAAGAAGATGAAATACCTTGTGGCCATGCAGTAGCTGTCATTGCAAAAAGAAACTTGAGTGTGTATGATTATTGTGCAAAATTCTACAGAACACAAACGTTGAAAgcattgtatcaagaaaatgttcATCCTTTGCCCCATAAAGATGAATGGAATCTCCCACAACACTTGGACATAATAGTGCTGCCTCCAAATGCAACAATCCCTGCAGGAAGACCCAGAAAGAAACGAATAAGATCAAGAGGGGAAAATAAGGTAATAATCACATGTGGGAAATGTGCACAACCAGGACATAACAGGAAGACTTGCAGGAATCCTCCATTTCAGAAGCCAAATAAACAGAAAAAGCCAAAGACATAG